From one Humulus lupulus chromosome 8, drHumLupu1.1, whole genome shotgun sequence genomic stretch:
- the LOC133795912 gene encoding protein neprosin-like, whose product MVDLNKAAVQGIFKERDPTILLPNHSDDISSHLTSDIGDGRKLHSSELGKRKGTIKTIESDDGDVIDCVDIYKQPAFDHPLLKNHTIEYAEVTMLGGPYFGAKSNINVWNPDSHGTMSVSQIWVASSSNNYDQLNTIEAGWIAGNGDPRTRFFIYWTRDGYKDTGCYDLDCPGFIQVSRTAAIGSILDPISSYNGKQAFINVDINQDTENGEWWLRFQNKAIGYWPNTIFKTLGNGADLLSWGGEIVNDGAKGHHSETQMGSGHFPDEGYGKASYFSNIMYMDDSKSYKDPEKLTAYATKPSCYDIKVAIDKTTNGTHFFYGGPGYSDKCPT is encoded by the exons TCCCACCATTTTGCTGCCTAATCACTCTGATGATATCTCTTCTCATCTAACTTCGGACATTGGAG ATGGAAGAAAATTGCATAGTTCAGAGTTAGGTAAACGCAAAGGAACGATCAAAACCATAGAG AGTGATGATGGTGATGTGATCGATTGTGTTGATATTTACAAGCAACCTGCTTTTGATCATCCGCTTCTCAAGAACCATACCATAGAG TATGCCGAAGTAACGATGTTGGGTGGTCCATACTTTGGAGCAAAATCAAATATCAACGTATGGAATCCAGATTCACACGGAACAATGAGTGTTTCTCAAATATGGGTTGCGTCATCATCCAATAACTATGACCAACTTAATACTATAGAAGCTGGTTGGATA GCTGGTAATGGTGACCCAAGAACACGATTCTTTATTTATTGGACA AGGGATGGCTATAAAGACACAGGTTGTTACGATCTTGATTGCCCCGGTTTTATACAAGTAAGCAGGACTGCTGCTATAGGTAGTATATTGGATCCTATTTCCAGCTATAACGGGAAGCAAGCCTTTATAAATGTTGACATAAACCag gacACAGAGAATGGAGAATGGTGGCTGCGATTTCAAAATAAGGCAATAGGTTATTGGCCCAACACCATATTTAAGACATTGGGGAATGGTGCAGACCTCCTGAGTTGGGGTGGAGAAATTGTTAACGATGGAGCCAAAGGTCACCACTCAGAGACTCAGATGGGGAGTGGTCATTTTCCGGATGAAGGCTACGGTAAAGCAAGCTATTTTAGTAATATAATGTACATGGATGATTCCAAATCCTACAAAGATCCCGAGAAACTCACCGCTTATGCTACCAAGCCTTCCTGCTATGATATCAAAGTAGCAATTGACAAGACTACTAACGGAACTCATTTCTTCTATGGTGGTCCTGGCTATTCAGACAAATGTCCAACTTGA